The window gtatgcaaaatgcaacctagacatggctaaatcctaatctatatgatgaaaatgcacatgaataaatggataagacaatgtaaatatgcaagatatcattcGCATCATTGACGTCTATGGGAAAGCCTCAGGACAACAACTGAATAAGTCTAAATCTTCAGTTCTGTTCGGTTCTAAGGTCATAGCGTCCACAAAAACCGATCTGAAAAGATCACTCAATATTAACAACGAAGGAGGAATGGGAATGTACCTGGGAATGCCAGAAAAGATTTGTGGATCAAAGAAACAAGTTTTTTCTTTCGTTCAAGAGAGGATGAATGGAAAGATCAACTCTTGGTCAGGTAAACTCTTATCAAAGGGTGGTAAAGAGGTGCAAATCAAATCAATGGCCCAGTCAGTACCGACTTATGTGATGTCGTGTTACTTGATACCAATAGAGATCTGTAACAAACTATCCGCCGCAGTGGCGCGTTTCTGGTGGAGTACAAGCAATAACAATCGGGGGATGCATTGGGTGGCATGGGACAAAATCTGCGTACCAGTAGAGGAAGGAGGTTTGGGCTTCCGAGATTTCCGGGATTTCAACCTGGCCCTTCTCGCTAAACAAGTCTGGCGTCTGCTTACACATCTCGAGTCCCTTCTAGCAAAAGTTCTCAAAGGTAGATACCACAGGCATTCGAATCCACTTGTAACAGGTAAAGCAAATTCCCCATCTTTTGGGTGGAACAGCTTGATGGCAGCTAAACCGATTCTCATCGGTGGAATCAAGAGGACGATAGGAACAGGGGCAGACACGAAAGTTTGGGAAGACGCATGGATCCCTATGGAACCTGCTCGCGCGGCGAAACCAAAGACAGTGATCATGGATACTGATCTTAAAGTCCACCACCTTATTGATGTCGACAAGGCTGAATGGAATATTGGCGTTATAAACGAATTTATTGCTGCTGATGATGTACCTCGTATTCTCACACTTAGGATCAGCAAAACGGGACGCAAAGACGGCTACAGTTGGAAGCATACAAAGTCGGGTGTATACACAGTGAGGTCTGGGTACACCATTGCAGTTGAACAACGGAAAAAGCTGCGTGGGGACATAAGCCTGGGACCGAGTTGcaatggtttaaaaaaaaaggtttggaGACTTAAAGCTCCGCGGAAAATCAAGCATTTTCTGTGGCAAGCTCTGTCTGGATATGTAGCCTCAGCGAGCAAGCTAAAAGAAAGACATTGTGGTAACGACTCGGTCTGTCAACGCTGTGGTGCGGAGAGTGAAACGTTTAACCATATCATTTTTGAATGCCCACCAGCGATTCAATGTTGGGCACTATCGACAGTCCCGACGTCTCCGGGGGGGGTTCCCGAGTTCCTCAATCTTTGTCAACTTTGATATGCTACTGAATATGCAAACAGATCCTAGCAGCGCAGAGAGCACGGCCTTCTTTCCATGGTTGATCTGGTACTTATGGAAGGCACGAAACGATAAATGTTTTAATAACAAGGATACATCACCTGTGGATACCCTGCAACTAGCGGTTTCGGAAGCTACAACATGGAAACTAGCGCAGATCTTGCCGGACATCTTGGAAGCGGTAGACGACGGGAATGAGAGGATAGCGGAGGTGGAGGAACAAGAAAGGGTGGGACGATGGAGATGCCAGCTCGACGCGTCTTGGGTCCTAGAAGATACTGGAGTGGGGCTGAGTTTTATTGTGTTCGATGGCGACATGGAGGTAATGCGAGGGCAAAGGAAACTAACCAACGTCCCATCCCCACTACACGCGGAAGCGGAGAGTTTAGTGTGGGCTATGGAGGAGCTTAGTAGTCGTGGGTTCCAGCAGGTGCGCTTGGAATCAGACTGTCAACAGCTGGTACACGTCATCAATTTCTCTAAGAAGTGGCTAGCACTTGAACCAGAGCTTGATGCCATTGAGGCACTGAGAacatcttttatttctttttcgcTGAGCTTTATACCTCGTTCTTTGAACTTCCGTGCGGATGCTCTTGCAAAAGAGGCCCGATCACGTGAATTACACTACATGTTGGTTGACAGTTTGGTCTCTATTCCGCTAGCTCATGAAGCTAGTACGATAGGACCGGTTTAAGTTTGAAATAAAGcttttgatgacaaaaaaaaaaaaaaactggtatGCCACCTGATAGCGTGCAGAAAATAACAGAATCAGTAAAACTAGTAAAAGTTAGAAACTGATTAAACTTTATGtactaaaaactcaaaaaattgATTCAcctttttgatctttttaaATAGATAATGTAGTGACCTAACTAGGGGTTGGATTAAATGTTGCGTGTTGTGTAATAACTTTTTTACCTTATCTTTCTTGATCTTAGGATAAGGGGAAGTAGTTAGCTAGTAACAAGAGTTGATTAATGTTTGATACCAAATATCATGGACATGTTTGACTGTTTGTTAGAAAGTTTCTCTTACAGACCTgtcttcttatttatttttgcattttcaCATAAAAAAGCTGAAAAAATTCCTTTCGAAAGTTTTCTTGTATATTCACCTAATTAACCCTTTTGTTTAAATACTGTGGACAATAATATCAGAAACTGAAACCTGTCATGAAACAAATCCTAATCTCttttaaaaacaatagaaaCTTATATAActcattttcttaaatataagaCTATTCTTGATTTTACTGGTGACTATTACTGGTTTCTTAGCATTATAACTCATTTTCTCAAACAAAGAATCACAGAAATGTTAAGTAAGAGTTTAAAAACATAAGACAAACTGATTTccctttttgaatattttttagttttcgTAGCTTTCTTTAGGTCCAAATTACGATTACAACAAAGACATTGAGTAAGGAAAAAATATACTAAGTCTATGCATCAAAGAGCAGAGCAGCTTTCTTTCAGGAATAAACATATTTTGACAtttcttttcaaattttctcACAAGTCTTTTTGCCCAAAGATAACATTTTCATCATCATACAGACTTTTGCTGCATCTCAGCAGCACTAACACCAACAGCTTCATTAGGAATAAACCTTCCCCAGAACCAGTGTGCCTTCCATACTCTATTCATCTCTTCAATGGGCACATTCTTCGTCTCAGGCAACATCAAGTAGATAAATATCGTCATTATGAAGACAAACAccgcaaagaagaagaatagtCCAAACTTCATGTGGCAGAGCATAGTCAGGAAGAGCTGAGCTACAAGGAATGTGAAGAACATGTTCACCGCAACGTTTATGGCTTGAGCTGCTGATCGGATCTCTAGTGGAGATATCTCACTAGGGACCAACCATCCCAACGGTCCCCATGACCAGGCGAAACCCGCTACATAGATGCAGATCAGCGCCACGATCAGATTAGCATCTGTTTTCCCTATGTTCCCTGTTCCAACCGTTCCAAACTTGACTCCGATCATGACTCCAATAGCAATCTGTAACACATATGATGGCATTCAAGAGATTGCGTGTTTATCAAGAAACTAAGTTTAGGGCTAGGGTTTTGTGTTACCTGAGAGATAAGCATCTGGATACCTCCCTGGAGGAACAAGACTCTTCTTCCGAACCTATCAACTGTGAAAACAGAGACAAAGGTACACAAGAGCTCGATGATTCCCGTTACCATAGCCGACAAGAGCGAGGCTTTGCTACCGAACCCTAAGGTTTGAAACAGAACGGGAGCGTAAAACGTAATGACGTTGATTCCGGTAAGCTGTTGGAAGAAAGGAATGAAGCAAGTCATGATCAACTGCGGTCTGTAACGAGGAAGCATGATGTTCTTCCACGGGTGTTTCACTTGCTTAGACTCCTCGCTTGCATCAATGAGATCTTGAAACTCTTCATCGACTTCACTGGTTCCTCGGATAGATTGAAGCATTTTCTTGGCATCTTCGGTGAAGCCACGTTCGATGAGAGAGTTCGGAGTGTCGGGAAGGATGAGAGCTCCGATCATAATCATCATCGCAGGGACACAAGCTAACCCTAGTGAGATTCTCCATCCGATGTTACCTTTCAACTGTGCGGTGAAGTAGTTGATGATCGTTGCAACAACGATACCGAATATAATCGCTACTTGAAACCCATTGTTGAACGCTCCTCTTAGATTTGGAGGAGCCATCTCCGATAGATAAACCGGAACAGActgaaaccaaaacaaaaccgGTTAGCATAAACCGCcgttgttgcttcttcatcaagtTATCTGTTTGTAGAACTTACTTGATTGGCGAATCCGACTCCAAAACCGAGCAAGATACGACCGATGAGAAGCATGGCGATGTTTTGGGCAAAGCCATTGAAAGCAGAGCCGATGAAGAAGGTGAACCCACCGAGGAACATGGACCATTTCCTTCCGAAGACTCGGGTTATCGTGGAAGCGAACAAGGAAGAGACCAAAGCCGCTAAATAGAGAGATGAAGTGAAGAGAGTGAGAAGCTGACTATCAAAACGACAGTACTCGTTCTCGTGTGCGTTCTTCATCTTCTTATACACGTAAGGGAAAAACTCTTCCAAGAATGGCTCCATTTGGGTTACCCCTCCTACAAGTAACAAAAAAAGCCCATAAATTACTCACTGGGGATACCTCCTAGGTTAGGTCAAAGAAGAAACAAGACTTGAATctgagaacaaaacaaaaacctgAGATCCCGAGATCATATCCGAAGATGAGACCACCAAAAGCACCGATGAAACATGTTACGAACACTTTCGGTGTCAGTTTGTAGTTGTAGTTCCGTACTCCCGGCGTTTGACTGACGAATCCTCCGGCCATTTCTCCGATTTGCTAAAACGACGTCGTGGAGACTCAGTGTTGACTTTTCTGTTTCAcacaaaggaaacaaaaacagagcAGATCttgttattcttcttcttctccttggtgtttgtgtttgtttgttttttcagaCAATTATTTACTTGTGGTAGATCTTGTCCGAAAAGGATTTGGAGAAGAAAAGTCAAGAAGAGACAAGAAACGATATGATTATGAAAATGGAGAAGAAGGGTTGAAATTTATAGGATTAGAAGTGACTAACTGTCAGCTGACTTTGAGGTGAGAACGAAGGAGAAGAACAGCTGTTCTTCGTTCTTACCCACTTGCTATTGCTCACTGGATCTAATCTTCTTCCATAAATCTCGTgtcttttaatagtttttatttattgatttttattaaatataacgTTGTGTTTAGATGAAGTATAACGTTAGGTGAAGAATAACGCTGCAAAGTAAATAATTACACTATTacacaaaaagttaaaataaacaCACTCTTCACATTTGTGTAGTAGAACTAGGGGTGGGCGATCggttacccgttcgggttcggatcgggtattttggattttcgggtatttcggtatagaggtctagaacccgttcgggtatttctgtacttcgggtcgggttcgggtatttttagttcggattcggttatttcggatcgggttcggatatttaaattttgaaaaaaaaaattaaaattttcatttctcaagtttattgtatttaaaaatataacttttagttaactaattttttttatttttaatagattgaatggttaatagatttggacataacattttaaaactaaaaaggtattaatttagttatttttttttaattttggatataactttttgttaatttttgaaataaaaaacttgacatgcattttaagtgagtagcaaatcattttttccgtaattgtatgtatatcatatgaacttaaattatgtgaagtatcaatataaatattttatataaaatgagagatataaactaaaaacataaggttaattatacatatgttcggttatcttcggatatccattcgggttcgggtattatccgttcggattcgggtatccaatctctccttattcaatacccgttcggatattttgctacttcggttcggatttcggttcggttttttcggatcgggttcgggtgccacttcagatatcgggtaaagtgcccacccctaagcAGAACTACAATTTTGACtcaactaaatatatttttgttttctcattGACACTTTTTCTAAAAGGCagatattttaaattgattttgtgGCTTTAAATGAGTAAACGCCCGCAAAACTGGGTCAATAGACAGAGAAGACCgctactattttttttgtttgataagatttttttttgtcactaaaATCAGATAAGATTTTTGATAAgattttatttccttttgaAATTACATTCCAAGTCTGTTTTCAAAACTGGATAGTCTGCTTCTAATGGGTATTTTTAGAGCCTTTACATTAGTTAATAGATTATATATCacctacaaataaataaataaaaataaaaagtaagatatttttttaaaacaagaaACTTAATAATAATCACTAGAGTTTGATCCGCGCACTCACGCGGATATTCGTTTTTGCttagcaaaaaaatatatttatcttatataaatggtaatatacatttaaaaatatatatatatatatatatatatatatatatatatatatatatatatatatatatatatatatattaaatcattatttaatatatttctaaataaaattattttataatttatagtgaataattttattttattttttgatccgTCAACTGTTACaaccatatttttaaaatataacccGTGTGTTTgtgcaaatgtattttttagaatcaaaattttaatgtaaaataaaatatttatctatttttatatttgatttatacaattaaataatttaatatattatttacaattttgtggtttatattatgtatttttataatacttttatgttttttagacATAGTTAAtacaccaaaataaaaaataatcactccgtaataataaaattttgttatatttttgacgTTGATTTTGTATAATTTATTGTTGAGGTAGATTATAtgaaatagtttttaatcaagtaaacataatttgttatacattattttaggaaaattcattaattaaactataaaagacAAGAATACTAAAAGGTAGGTAAATTTATTACTTCAGTGCCATATGATtgtaaataatttgaaaaattaaggGTTAATTTATAagtgtacttctgttttaataaagtagatGAGAAGAATCTCTCATTACATCTGTCAATTTTTAagtaattcaatttttttaaaaaaaaaattaaaacttaattaaagtattaaatcttcttaaaatgttaatattatttagtttagatatttatttgaGAAATTTTGATAACAGAAAAGCTCTTTATTATTACCTTTATCCTTTGAAATTTTAAAGTGATGCTTAATAATCAATCTCTATCCAAAATCTGAGGACAGCAATTGATACCTTAATAATTTTGTTACTCGTGACAGCCTTTCCATTCACATGAATGCATTGATCTAATTGAATGTAACAATTTAATATTATCCAGAACAAACTTTAGTGGAAATCTATGTATTTATTGATTATTAAAAGCATATTGTACGTCAAATTGCTGTAAGATAATATTCATGTGTCAGAAGATAATCAAACAATGTTATTCGAAAAGTACGTTGTATCTGTGGGGCTATTGATTACGATATGGAAACAAAAAGTTGACTATCAGcccttatttttatatatggatAACTATATTCGTAAACTATACGTAGTTCCATACTTTTTAGTCGTACTCTTCCGTTGCTCTTTACTTCTTCGGTTTACATTGGAAATGTAAAAGCTGTCGAATTACTTCTTCTATTTTTGCTAATCATCGAACTACATTATTGTCAATTTCTATGATGTTTCTGTTGAAGTTAATTAGCTTGTAGTAAGGTATCTACGTGGAACAACTTCACTTGGACTTTTGTTTTCGCGATCAACACAACTTGAACTGGTGGGCGATAGCGATAGTTTACACAAAGTTGGCACTGATGGCAAAAGCACAACTGATGGCAAAAGCACAACTGGTTACACAAAATTCAACGTGgatgattaaaaataaattagggGCCCTtgatagaaaacaaaaaaaaaatttggtccCCTTTCTGTAATTAAATTTGTATGATTTTGGGATGGGTTTTGGGCCATTGCACTGCTGGCCCCCCCTCTTGAGCCGGCTCTGTGGTCACGTATTCTATCTCGATGAAAGGTCAATAACATGGTGTTCTCAGAAACAAAAGATTGTGTGAAGCCAAATTCATGGCTGTTACAGAGACAATGAAACAGACGATTTGGTTACAGGAAGTACTCAGCGAGATCGtgaaaaaaatcatacaagAAAGTAACAATACAGATTGATAATAAGTCTTTGATTGCACTTACTAAAAACCATGTGTTTCACGGCCGGAGTAAAAACATACTAGAAAGTTTCACTTCATTAGAGAATGAACAAGTTGAAGTGGAGTATGTGTCCGAGAATAAATAGAGAGGagtgaaaatgagtttaaaacTTAAGGAGAAGATTGTTGAAATTAGCTTGAAAGAAGCTTGAGAAACAAGCTATCCCATCCCTAGTTGGTTTATGATCTAAAGAGATAAGGATGATAatgtttgtgtgtttacgaTTAGGAATAGGATTgctaatatctttatataagcTATGTCGAACAATGGCATAAGCTATAAGTTGTGTGATTTATGTGAGCTTTAGTTtttgagatatttttttaaagcatTGAAATGATTAGAAAGAAAGAGTGTTTCCTATTTCGATTCTTGAGTTCTGTAGTTTCGATAACGTTTCGTCATATAGAATGATAAATAGATGTAATGATAAATAGAATGTGCAGGCGTGACACAAGCTTATGTTTTACTACATCAAGTGTATGGCCTTGCCCTCAAACCTGAAACTGCTCGAAGCTCTGAACAAAGTTTAAAGGTGGAGAACGGAGTCAACTTTTAGTCCCACAAATGTTATATCTATTATAACCGTCTTAGTTAAAGTTTTTCTCAAGGTTATATAACTGACgcatataaaaaaatctcataaaTAGTCTGACCTTCAAGAACACACATCAGTCGATtttaaatatgattaataaagTATTGGCCATTTTTTTGTTGCATTTCACAAGCAGAACAAGAGAAGCATATTATCTTTACTTTTTGGCTTGCCTGCCGTAATGTTACCCGATATCAGTGACATTCTTCCTCGACTAATCAGATCTTGTTTTCAGACCAGTAAACTTTGTTCTCAGTTACgtcttttattatattaattttcttttgataGAGTTTGTTGTTTACTAATCAACGCCACTAATTTTGACATGTATATAGAAGCTGTAGACGTTGCTGCAAACCACTGAAACAAGACAACTAAGGATTTCGATCACATGGGTAAAGTCAATTTggcttttagatattttttttgtacattTGCTGAcaatagaaaaacaaaaaccaaagtacgaataaaataaaatagtacaaCAGAACATCAAGAGGAAACAAAATTGGAAAAGGGAAGACAACTATGCAATCGTACATATCATAGTATTTATTTAtgggaaaataaaattattaagaacATGGGTTTTGGTATtcctttttatatatgttaccAACCTACTTACATTTGGTGTTTAGCGATCCTTAACGGCTAGTCAGCTACTAACAATAATGCAAACATCCGAAAAATTACGTGCAAAAATGATAAGATCATGGTTGATTTTCAGGTATTGATTCATGAAACGACATGTGAATACCTCCCTCCACTGCTCCCAAAATTATGTAAAGCGGTGGAATACGAACGCTTAGCCCGTAGAAGGATAGAGAAGCAAGCACGTTTGAGTTCCACTTATAGCCATCAGAAGTGGCATGTAATGTAATCTACCATATGTTCATGATCGTTCAATAGTATTACATACAACCATGATTAACCCGAGGTTCTTGGAGTTAGAGTGGAGTTTTTAGCGGAAGTTAAAAAACTGTTTCTTAATTTCCGCTAAGAACCCTATCCTAAAAATCCCggattaatcatgctctaagttATGCTCTAAGTTATTCGGAAAGACATCTTATGAAGATTATTTGACCGTATTAATTTGCATATCAACCAACACGCACCAAAAGATCTCCAAACCAAGAATACAAATAACTCCGAAAATATTCCAATTCCAAATAAATATAGTAAgccaaaatatgtaaaaatgaaGCGTCCCAGTAACCATTTATGTAAACTCCAGTAGTGACGTTCTACGCACATCTAACTTTTTGTGGAAAATATATTTTGCCATTTTGACGAATGCGGGGAAAACGACGACGCATGGACCCCGACAAAGATTTAGCCGACACTACATCAAATACTTACACGACGATGAAAAACACACTCGTATAGgcggtgcatctcatcatatacttcgaaaagaagaaatatacaaACCAAGATCTATcttcatatatatacacatatacatAACTGGTCCAACAACTATTAACTTCTCTACGAAAGAACAAAGGCAGACAAGAGAAAAGAGAATGTCGTCGTCAAGGGAGCTACAATACTTGGAATACACATACAGAAACAATCGTCCCACGACGGGTCTCCTCAACTCCATCTTCATGACCACCGTCAACACGGCCGCTCGTTCTCTCGTCTCCGTCGCCACCACCGCCTCCACACCGGAGCTGGCTTCTAGGCGGTGGTCGGCTTCGGACCACCTCAGGTTCATGTCTATGATGATGGCGTGGCTAGCCCTTTGGGTTCTTAGGGTTTTCTTGGActatcttcctcttcctctcatCACTTCTTCTCCTTCTGCTTATTCTGATTCTTATCATCCCTTTAGTTTTGCTTCGGGTCTTCTTACCGCGGCGGCTGAGAAAGCGTTGGTACCGGCTTCCGCTCCCTCCTCGTCATCAACGGCGTTGGTGAAGTATTCAGGGTCGGCGGATTTGGGTACGATGGTTTGTGACGGCGTTGATGTGCCTTCCGTTAACTCTCTCGGTAGAGCACTTTGTCACGTAAGTGTTAACATGTAATCTTTCATTATTTGATGTTAAATTAGCATTAacgtttaagtttttttttttgtttggtactttggttaacatttttaaacatttagcgttttagttttatttggtCTAACTATCATAAAACCAATCAGGACATGAGTCATGGCGATCATACGTAGACTTGTGTGTTATTTCTAGGTTATGTTTGCATAGCCAGATCTCAGATTGAAtgtaatatcttcttttctatTATCATAAACATTTGATTATGGACCTTTCTATTATTGGATACTACACGAGGTGCATAACGTGGACATATTTTCTCTGTAATTGCTACGTGGTCAACATGCATGGTGCCACGTCATACATGAAAACAAAGAGGGAGTGGAACACATCTTTAAGTTGTAATTGTATTCTTAATTAGTGTCTTTCGATCAAAAAAATTAGTGTCTAGAATAAGTAGACATAATTAATAAACAAagctattataaaaatgaattGTCTGTTTCGAGCTAGAAATTATTGCTCGTTTAGATAAATGTAAATATGCACATATACAAAAGTTCGATATGTTTGGATAATTCGATTGACTATGGTCCGATATGTATACTTATTAATGGTTTTTATTTGCCATTTTATGCATCTAATATCTAAACATTGTCTATGACTATGAGTAGGCACTAGCGCTAATGAACGAGATTCCAGTAACCTCAAGAAAGTACCAATTTGCCATGGGAATGGCTGAGAAGATCATGGAAGAGAACGCCCAGAGCTGCAACGTGGAACTACTTGACGTAAATCGAGTGGCCCTCGCGTCTTCCTTTGCACGCACCACTGCGCGTTTACATGACTCCTTGAAACGTTCTAGAACCGCAGACGAACCCGTTGGTGGTCTGCCTCTGCGTCTGGTCAGTGCCCTTCCTCTAGGAGGCTATGTTGCCTCTTACGCGAGAGGGGTGAGCACGTGCATCAACACGGTGAGGTCCTTGGCGGATATGACTGGTAACTTGTTATCGCAGAGTAGGAGGAGGGAGTCTGCGTTGGTGAGAGCGGGTGGTTTTCAGGAGAATGAGGTTGAACTGGCGGTGGAGAAGCTGGCGGAGGAGCTGTTGTGGATGACGGAGAAACTTAGGCGTTATGGTGCGGTGGAAGAAGGTATAAAACGGTGGAGCTACGCTTCTGGATTAGCTTCCTTGTCTCTTACGGCTGCTCCTAGAGTGCAAGGCCTCTTGGTTAAGATTTCAGGTAATAACATGTGGCATTATATTTCTTCTTGGCATTgcgaatttttctttttgttatatttctaaattaatattaCCTAGTTGAACGTAGTTTAGCCTATTTTGATTAAATATATCGTTAGTTTTGAATAATTTCACTTTATTAGATTTGTTGCTACTAAGTTTAATTCTTGGTCATCAGGTTTTTATTCATTTGTATGGTCCATTGTTTGCTCAAACATTCTCACTAATGTTTTGCAGCGCTCTTAATTGGTGAGATGGCACGAGACAGTACAAAAGTTCCAGGACAAGTGAAGTTCAGGCTCCTTGCAAACTGGCTACCGTTGTTCAGTCACGCAAGGCTTGGGCTAGCGTTTCCCGTTCTGACAGGTTATGAGAGGGTTGAGGTGGAACGAGCCATAGACAAAGCGATCTCGACATTGCCTGCATTAGACCAAGAGATCTTACTCACAAACTGGCTCCAAGATTT is drawn from Brassica rapa cultivar Chiifu-401-42 chromosome A05, CAAS_Brap_v3.01, whole genome shotgun sequence and contains these coding sequences:
- the LOC103869405 gene encoding sugar transport protein 4 — its product is MAGGFVSQTPGVRNYNYKLTPKVFVTCFIGAFGGLIFGYDLGISGGVTQMEPFLEEFFPYVYKKMKNAHENEYCRFDSQLLTLFTSSLYLAALVSSLFASTITRVFGRKWSMFLGGFTFFIGSAFNGFAQNIAMLLIGRILLGFGVGFANQSVPVYLSEMAPPNLRGAFNNGFQVAIIFGIVVATIINYFTAQLKGNIGWRISLGLACVPAMMIMIGALILPDTPNSLIERGFTEDAKKMLQSIRGTSEVDEEFQDLIDASEESKQVKHPWKNIMLPRYRPQLIMTCFIPFFQQLTGINVITFYAPVLFQTLGFGSKASLLSAMVTGIIELLCTFVSVFTVDRFGRRVLFLQGGIQMLISQIAIGVMIGVKFGTVGTGNIGKTDANLIVALICIYVAGFAWSWGPLGWLVPSEISPLEIRSAAQAINVAVNMFFTFLVAQLFLTMLCHMKFGLFFFFAVFVFIMTIFIYLMLPETKNVPIEEMNRVWKAHWFWGRFIPNEAVGVSAAEMQQKSV
- the LOC103869408 gene encoding uncharacterized protein LOC103869408 isoform X1, producing the protein MSSSRELQYLEYTYRNNRPTTGLLNSIFMTTVNTAARSLVSVATTASTPELASRRWSASDHLRFMSMMMAWLALWVLRVFLDYLPLPLITSSPSAYSDSYHPFSFASGLLTAAAEKALVPASAPSSSSTALVKYSGSADLGTMVCDGVDVPSVNSLGRALCHALALMNEIPVTSRKYQFAMGMAEKIMEENAQSCNVELLDVNRVALASSFARTTARLHDSLKRSRTADEPVGGLPLRLVSALPLGGYVASYARGVSTCINTVRSLADMTGNLLSQSRRRESALVRAGGFQENEVELAVEKLAEELLWMTEKLRRYGAVEEGIKRWSYASGLASLSLTAAPRVQGLLVKISALLIGEMARDSTKVPGQVKFRLLANWLPLFSHARLGLAFPVLTGYERVEVERAIDKAISTLPALDQEILLTNWLQDFSVSATEWPNLTPAYDRWCNSTRQFVM
- the LOC103869408 gene encoding uncharacterized protein LOC103869408 isoform X2, coding for MSSSRELQYLEYTYRNNRPTTGLLNSIFMTTVNTAARSLVSVATTASTPELASRRWSASDHLSFASGLLTAAAEKALVPASAPSSSSTALVKYSGSADLGTMVCDGVDVPSVNSLGRALCHALALMNEIPVTSRKYQFAMGMAEKIMEENAQSCNVELLDVNRVALASSFARTTARLHDSLKRSRTADEPVGGLPLRLVSALPLGGYVASYARGVSTCINTVRSLADMTGNLLSQSRRRESALVRAGGFQENEVELAVEKLAEELLWMTEKLRRYGAVEEGIKRWSYASGLASLSLTAAPRVQGLLVKISALLIGEMARDSTKVPGQVKFRLLANWLPLFSHARLGLAFPVLTGYERVEVERAIDKAISTLPALDQEILLTNWLQDFSVSATEWPNLTPAYDRWCNSTRQFVM